One stretch of Streptomyces peucetius DNA includes these proteins:
- a CDS encoding RNA-binding S4 domain-containing protein gives MAAEGASASGEQTVRVDVWIWSARLTKTRSQASAACRAGHVRVNGDRVKPAQSLRVGDQVRIFHAGRERIVVVSKILRKRVGPPVAVQAYVDNSPPPPPKEFTAPAAVRDRGAGRPTKRDRRELERLHGGRPKP, from the coding sequence ATGGCTGCAGAGGGAGCGTCCGCGTCAGGCGAGCAGACCGTACGGGTCGACGTCTGGATCTGGTCCGCACGGCTCACCAAGACCCGCTCGCAGGCCTCCGCGGCCTGCCGCGCGGGCCACGTCCGTGTCAACGGTGACCGCGTCAAACCCGCCCAGTCGCTGCGCGTGGGTGACCAGGTGCGCATCTTCCACGCGGGGCGTGAGCGCATCGTGGTCGTCTCGAAGATCCTGCGGAAGCGGGTCGGCCCGCCGGTCGCGGTACAGGCGTACGTGGACAACAGCCCGCCGCCCCCGCCGAAGGAGTTCACGGCCCCCGCGGCGGTACGGGACCGGGGCGCCGGCCGCCCGACGAAGCGCGACCGACGCGAGCTGGAACGCCTTCACGGCGGACGTCCGAAGCCCTGA
- a CDS encoding FUSC family protein, with translation MGRREGRTGGHTGRLTPPGWLTHGLRPAPAPVPKAAVGRAAVALAAPLAVGLAAGRPEYGALVSMGALSGVIGDTADAYRMRLLNIAVPQLFGAIGVTLGTLVYGEGWAAVGALTLVALVSGMISSIGAVASVSGLLLLLNAVVGAGLPMPGPWWHAPLLLSLGGLFVLFLTLLGWPWRARVPEQSAVVETYRSVAELLAAAGTTDYDARRQEVTRSLNTSYDLILARRARDHGRRSPLVQLLAQLNVVVPLVEAAAAAHLYGRASRRPEIASAVRELATSVERRRGSAPELNLPIPEGPADRAVNSAVRHASAVVHGKGPDPAVMDDRLGRPASLGVRARRAVRTMLLSEPSWRYGLRLALCIGLAQTLVSLVPVTRSYWVALTVTFVLKPDFGSVFSRAVLRAFGTAAGLLVAAAVLAAVERGWWDVPVMMVLAALIPAFSVKGYAFQTAAITPVILTLSDILNHQGFHLVLPRLVDSLLGCAIALVAGYLLWPESWHTRIGDRLAQCVEDTARYVACAFGGPEQAERAHARRRIYRDLSSVRSEFQRALTEPPPTGRRAAAWWPLVVAVERIVDATTAARVRVDHGAEPPGPAEVAGIERQLRELADGLRSSEVLVEVRADLPGDEEGVLAPLRQEVRAARAIASPSPDR, from the coding sequence ATGGGACGACGCGAGGGCCGAACCGGGGGACACACGGGACGCCTGACGCCGCCGGGCTGGCTGACGCACGGCCTGCGGCCCGCGCCGGCGCCCGTCCCCAAGGCCGCCGTCGGCCGTGCGGCCGTCGCCCTGGCCGCGCCGCTGGCCGTGGGGCTCGCCGCCGGACGCCCCGAGTATGGGGCACTCGTCTCGATGGGCGCCCTGTCCGGCGTCATCGGTGACACCGCCGACGCCTACCGGATGCGTCTGCTGAACATCGCCGTGCCGCAGCTGTTCGGCGCGATCGGCGTCACGCTGGGCACACTGGTGTACGGCGAGGGCTGGGCCGCGGTCGGTGCGCTCACCCTCGTCGCGCTGGTGTCCGGCATGATCTCCTCGATCGGTGCGGTGGCCTCCGTGTCCGGGCTCCTGCTCCTGCTGAACGCCGTGGTCGGAGCGGGGCTGCCGATGCCCGGCCCCTGGTGGCACGCCCCGCTGCTGCTCTCGCTGGGCGGACTGTTCGTCCTCTTCCTCACCCTGCTCGGCTGGCCCTGGCGGGCGCGGGTACCGGAGCAGTCGGCGGTCGTCGAGACGTACCGCAGTGTCGCCGAGCTGCTGGCCGCGGCGGGCACCACCGACTACGACGCGCGCCGGCAGGAGGTCACCCGGTCGCTCAACACCTCGTACGACCTGATCCTCGCCCGGCGGGCCCGCGACCACGGGCGCCGCAGCCCCTTGGTGCAGCTGCTCGCCCAGCTCAACGTGGTCGTCCCGCTGGTCGAGGCGGCCGCCGCCGCCCATCTGTACGGGCGTGCCTCGCGCCGGCCGGAGATCGCCTCCGCCGTGCGCGAGCTGGCCACGTCGGTGGAGCGGCGCCGTGGCAGTGCCCCCGAACTCAACCTCCCCATCCCCGAGGGCCCTGCCGACCGCGCCGTGAACAGCGCTGTTCGCCACGCGTCGGCGGTCGTCCATGGCAAGGGCCCCGACCCCGCGGTCATGGACGACCGGCTCGGCCGGCCCGCCTCGCTCGGCGTCCGGGCACGGCGCGCGGTCCGCACCATGCTGCTGTCGGAGCCGTCGTGGCGTTACGGGCTGCGGCTCGCGCTCTGCATCGGGCTGGCGCAGACACTGGTCTCCCTCGTTCCGGTGACACGTTCCTACTGGGTGGCCCTCACCGTCACGTTCGTCCTCAAGCCGGACTTCGGTTCGGTGTTCTCCCGCGCGGTGCTGCGGGCGTTCGGCACGGCGGCGGGCCTGCTGGTGGCGGCCGCCGTGCTGGCGGCCGTCGAACGCGGCTGGTGGGACGTGCCGGTGATGATGGTGCTCGCCGCGCTCATTCCGGCGTTCTCCGTGAAGGGCTACGCCTTCCAGACCGCGGCGATCACCCCGGTGATCCTGACGCTCTCCGACATCCTCAACCACCAGGGCTTCCATCTGGTGCTCCCGCGTCTGGTGGACAGTCTCCTCGGGTGCGCGATCGCCCTGGTCGCCGGCTACCTGCTGTGGCCGGAGAGCTGGCACACGCGGATCGGGGACCGGCTCGCGCAGTGCGTCGAGGACACGGCCCGCTATGTGGCGTGCGCGTTCGGCGGCCCGGAGCAGGCGGAACGGGCGCATGCCCGGCGGCGGATCTACCGGGACCTGTCCTCGGTGCGCTCGGAGTTCCAGCGCGCCCTGACGGAACCGCCGCCGACCGGCAGACGGGCCGCGGCCTGGTGGCCGCTGGTCGTGGCCGTCGAGCGGATCGTGGACGCGACGACGGCGGCCCGGGTCCGGGTCGACCACGGAGCCGAGCCTCCCGGCCCGGCCGAGGTCGCCGGTATCGAGCGGCAGTTGCGCGAACTGGCGGACGGGCTGCGCTCGAGCGAGGTCCTCGTCGAGGTACGGGCGGACCTGCCGGGCGACGAGGAGGGCGTGCTGGCCCCCCTGCGCCAGGAGGTCAGAGCGGCACGAGCCATCGCGTCCCCTTCCCCGGACCGCTGA
- a CDS encoding DUF2630 family protein, producing MDHEQSNAKVDEQIIDNIGNLVAEERALRDRSTGRQGLDPDEQARLRELEIQLDQCWDVLRRRRAKAEFGEDPGTVKERPADEVENYRS from the coding sequence ATGGACCATGAGCAGAGCAACGCGAAGGTCGACGAACAGATCATCGACAACATCGGCAACCTCGTCGCCGAGGAGCGCGCCCTGCGGGACCGCTCCACCGGCCGGCAGGGCCTCGACCCCGACGAGCAGGCCCGGCTGCGCGAGCTGGAGATCCAGCTCGACCAGTGCTGGGACGTGCTGCGGCGGCGCCGCGCCAAGGCCGAGTTCGGCGAGGACCCCGGCACGGTGAAGGAACGGCCCGCGGACGAGGTGGAGAACTACCGCAGCTGA
- a CDS encoding endonuclease/exonuclease/phosphatase family protein, whose amino-acid sequence MLALIGWFVRPYDTGLTDEPPGPVVARLTVLTSNVEFGQATDALVETVRRDRPDLVFVQECDRACAGTLASDVPRTDYPYRNVVAGSAASGSATLSRHPLRPAPGVEGALAMPGAVVDVAGHRVTVQLAHPLPPVPDAVDDWRRELGLLRDHAAGAKDGPSIVAGDFNAGQDHVAFRRILRAGRLSDSATLAGAARTPSWPAGLSGPLGTQIDHVLVSEDFSVREARFLDLPNTDHRSLLVELELHDVR is encoded by the coding sequence GTGCTCGCCCTCATCGGGTGGTTCGTCAGGCCGTACGACACCGGCCTGACGGACGAACCGCCGGGCCCGGTCGTCGCCCGGCTCACGGTACTGACGTCGAACGTCGAGTTCGGGCAGGCGACGGACGCGCTGGTGGAGACGGTCCGCCGGGACCGGCCCGACCTGGTGTTCGTGCAGGAGTGCGACCGGGCCTGCGCCGGCACGCTCGCGTCGGACGTGCCGCGCACCGACTACCCGTACCGCAACGTCGTCGCCGGCAGCGCGGCGTCCGGCTCCGCGACCCTCAGCAGGCATCCGCTGCGACCCGCCCCGGGGGTCGAGGGCGCGCTGGCCATGCCGGGGGCCGTCGTCGACGTCGCCGGGCACCGGGTCACCGTCCAGCTCGCCCACCCCCTCCCGCCCGTACCGGACGCCGTGGACGACTGGCGCCGTGAGCTGGGCCTGCTGCGGGACCACGCGGCCGGTGCGAAAGACGGTCCGAGCATCGTCGCCGGCGACTTCAACGCGGGCCAGGACCACGTGGCCTTCCGCCGCATCCTGCGGGCAGGACGGCTGAGCGACAGCGCCACCCTCGCCGGGGCGGCCCGCACGCCGTCCTGGCCGGCCGGCCTGAGCGGGCCGCTGGGCACCCAGATCGACCATGTGCTGGTCAGCGAGGACTTCTCGGTACGCGAGGCCCGCTTCCTGGACCTTCCCAACACCGACCACCGGTCGCTGCTCGTGGAGCTGGAACTGCACGATGTGCGCTGA
- a CDS encoding MerR family transcriptional regulator: MDLLTIGAFARVSRLSAKALRRYDELGLLRPARTDPFTGYRYYDEAQSERARLVAWLRRIGMPLARIRGVCDLAEADAPAAAREIRAYWARVEAETSARRDLADFLVDQLSGKDTRPMPQLTTPLAIRYAACSDRGLVRDSNQDVAYAGSRLLAVADGFGTDGGRAGSGAVDALRALETEVAEVAEAPGSAGAAPPRAGDLLNALEDAVQQANAAVRGLDGSGTTLTAMVWTGSRLALVHIGDSRAYLLRDGRFFRITHDHTVVQSMIDEGRLDAEEAASHPQRSMLLRALDGSEEPVRPDLRLHEARPGDRYLLCSDGLSVAVPHADIRRTVESVAEPDDAVARLIGLAHDAGAPDNVACVVADVVEGVVEGPA; the protein is encoded by the coding sequence ATGGACCTGCTGACCATCGGGGCGTTCGCCCGTGTCTCCCGGCTGTCGGCGAAGGCACTGCGCCGCTACGACGAACTGGGCCTGCTGCGCCCCGCCCGCACCGACCCCTTCACCGGCTACCGGTACTACGACGAGGCGCAGTCCGAACGCGCCCGGCTGGTGGCATGGCTGCGGCGGATCGGCATGCCGCTGGCCCGCATCCGCGGGGTCTGCGACCTCGCCGAGGCGGACGCCCCGGCGGCGGCCCGGGAGATCCGGGCGTACTGGGCCCGGGTGGAGGCGGAGACCTCCGCGCGCAGGGACCTGGCGGACTTCCTCGTGGACCAGCTCTCCGGGAAGGACACCCGACCGATGCCCCAGCTCACCACTCCCCTGGCGATCCGCTACGCCGCCTGCTCGGACCGCGGACTCGTCAGGGACTCCAACCAGGACGTGGCCTACGCCGGATCACGGTTGCTCGCCGTCGCCGACGGGTTCGGCACCGACGGCGGACGGGCCGGCTCCGGTGCGGTCGACGCGCTCAGGGCCCTCGAGACCGAGGTGGCGGAGGTGGCGGAGGCACCCGGGAGCGCGGGCGCGGCCCCGCCTCGCGCCGGTGACCTGCTCAACGCCCTCGAGGACGCCGTCCAGCAGGCCAACGCCGCGGTCCGCGGCCTCGACGGCTCCGGTACGACGCTGACCGCGATGGTGTGGACCGGATCGCGGCTGGCGCTCGTCCACATCGGGGACAGCCGCGCGTACCTGCTGCGCGACGGGCGGTTCTTCCGGATCACGCACGACCACACGGTGGTCCAGTCGATGATCGACGAAGGCCGCCTCGACGCGGAGGAGGCGGCCTCCCACCCCCAGCGGTCCATGTTGCTGCGGGCCCTGGACGGCAGCGAGGAGCCCGTGCGGCCGGATCTGCGGCTGCACGAGGCGAGGCCGGGCGACCGGTACCTGCTCTGCTCAGACGGGCTGTCGGTGGCCGTGCCGCACGCGGACATCAGGCGGACCGTCGAGTCCGTCGCCGAGCCGGACGACGCGGTCGCCCGGCTGATCGGGCTCGCCCACGACGCCGGTGCCCCCGACAACGTCGCCTGTGTGGTGGCGGACGTGGTCGAGGGCGTGGTCGAGGGGCCCGCCTGA
- a CDS encoding universal stress protein, whose product MADKAAAGRIVVGVDGSEPSIRALRWAVRQAGLTGDSLEAVISWEYPAAGWTTLVAATPADFDPQKLAAQVLDETLEQTLGDEAAAVTRTVLIGNPAQALMDRSEGASLLVVGDRGYSGFKATLLGSVGLHLTQHAPCPVVVVRGGPA is encoded by the coding sequence ATGGCGGACAAGGCAGCCGCAGGCAGGATCGTCGTCGGCGTGGACGGCTCGGAGCCGTCGATCAGAGCCCTGCGCTGGGCGGTACGGCAGGCCGGGCTGACCGGGGACTCCCTGGAGGCCGTCATCAGCTGGGAGTACCCGGCCGCCGGCTGGACCACCCTGGTCGCCGCCACCCCGGCCGACTTCGACCCGCAGAAGCTGGCGGCCCAGGTGCTCGACGAGACCCTGGAGCAGACGCTCGGCGACGAGGCCGCCGCCGTGACCCGCACGGTCCTCATCGGCAACCCGGCGCAGGCCCTGATGGACCGGTCCGAGGGCGCGTCGCTGCTGGTGGTGGGCGATCGCGGCTACAGCGGCTTCAAGGCGACCCTGCTCGGCTCCGTCGGCCTGCACCTGACCCAGCACGCTCCGTGCCCGGTCGTCGTGGTGCGCGGCGGGCCCGCCTGA
- a CDS encoding RNA-guided endonuclease InsQ/TnpB family protein, with protein sequence MSRFCMYPTGGQAGVMLEHCAHARYVWNLAVEQHAHWRPGRKSGPGFAEQCRQLTEARRDNAWLAAGNADVQQQALKDFAKAKTARFVSGFGEPTWRKKYRHEGFRVIGTDRVPEFRPDGSPKLNAKTGRQVHGRSVVVRKLNRRWAQVKVPGCGWVRFRLCRAELPAAKTFRVTFRNNQWHIAFAVIPDAIEAPGTGKVIGIDRGVKITAALSDGRKLNCPQLTTKEWAQIRKHQRRAARAPKGSDRKRAGYAKVAKLKAREADRRKDWCEKTSTILARTCDLVRFEKLNIKNMTASAKGTVEQPGKQVRQKAGLNRAVLAHGWGLLRRRTEEKAPGRVEAVPAPYTSLRCSACGWIEKNSRKSQAEFVCVSCGFTCNADENASCNVAAGQGGIPRPRRTAGAGGVTVATGRSSAREPQSTGIGIPLA encoded by the coding sequence ATGTCACGTTTCTGTATGTATCCGACGGGTGGGCAGGCGGGCGTCATGCTCGAACACTGCGCGCACGCCCGGTACGTGTGGAACCTGGCCGTCGAGCAGCACGCGCACTGGAGGCCGGGCCGGAAATCCGGCCCAGGGTTCGCGGAGCAGTGCAGGCAACTCACCGAGGCGCGCCGTGACAACGCATGGCTCGCCGCTGGGAACGCGGATGTGCAGCAGCAGGCCTTGAAGGACTTCGCAAAGGCCAAGACGGCCAGGTTCGTCTCCGGGTTCGGGGAGCCGACCTGGCGGAAGAAGTACCGGCATGAGGGCTTCCGCGTCATCGGCACCGACCGCGTTCCGGAGTTCCGGCCGGACGGTTCGCCGAAGCTGAACGCGAAGACCGGCAGGCAGGTTCACGGCCGTTCCGTTGTGGTTCGCAAGCTGAACCGGCGGTGGGCACAGGTGAAGGTTCCCGGCTGCGGCTGGGTCCGTTTCCGGCTGTGTCGCGCCGAACTCCCCGCAGCGAAGACCTTCCGGGTCACCTTCCGCAACAACCAGTGGCACATCGCGTTCGCGGTGATCCCCGATGCCATCGAGGCCCCCGGCACGGGCAAGGTAATCGGCATCGACCGCGGTGTGAAGATCACCGCAGCCCTCTCCGACGGACGGAAACTGAACTGCCCGCAGCTCACCACCAAGGAGTGGGCACAGATCCGCAAGCACCAGCGCCGCGCAGCCCGCGCCCCCAAGGGCAGCGACCGCAAGAGGGCCGGGTACGCCAAGGTTGCCAAGCTCAAGGCGCGTGAGGCCGACCGGCGCAAGGACTGGTGCGAGAAGACCTCGACGATCCTCGCCCGCACCTGCGACCTCGTGCGGTTCGAGAAACTGAACATCAAGAACATGACCGCCTCCGCCAAGGGAACGGTCGAGCAGCCCGGCAAGCAGGTCAGGCAGAAGGCCGGACTGAACCGGGCGGTCCTCGCCCACGGCTGGGGCCTGCTCCGTCGGCGTACCGAGGAGAAGGCTCCCGGCCGGGTCGAGGCCGTACCCGCCCCCTACACATCTCTGCGGTGCAGCGCCTGCGGATGGATCGAGAAGAACTCGCGCAAGAGCCAAGCCGAGTTCGTCTGCGTGTCCTGCGGCTTCACCTGCAACGCCGATGAGAACGCGTCATGCAACGTCGCGGCAGGACAGGGCGGCATCCCCCGCCCCCGGCGTACAGCCGGTGCCGGAGGGGTGACAGTGGCCACCGGCCGCTCGAGCGCCCGTGAACCTCAATCCACTGGAATTGGAATCCCCCTCGCATGA
- a CDS encoding DUF4239 domain-containing protein, with the protein MSEWLVLAVVMAAACAVVLVVTVLSQRAPRGATAAAGLDDREAPKTPDVLEYMVMMVGVVYAIVLGLAIAGVWEARGAAQDAVRAEAQALHEVTQRVQVYPADFRDRLRADIDTYVSEVVEAEWPRMVEHQELSSRGTELLAAVRSDIAEREPKNELEAQAYQPMLDQVAAAEDARNARAAGAGETLPGIVWFGLISGAVVTIGLIFTMQIGRSFRELLLAGLFSALIAFLLFLVWDFDAPFGRSGSESADAFRQLFPGATGSG; encoded by the coding sequence ATGTCCGAATGGCTGGTCCTCGCCGTCGTGATGGCGGCCGCCTGCGCCGTCGTCCTCGTCGTCACGGTCCTCAGCCAGCGCGCCCCGCGGGGCGCCACGGCTGCGGCCGGCCTCGACGACCGGGAGGCGCCGAAGACACCGGACGTGCTCGAGTACATGGTGATGATGGTCGGCGTCGTGTACGCGATCGTGCTCGGCCTCGCGATCGCCGGCGTGTGGGAGGCGCGCGGGGCGGCACAGGACGCCGTACGCGCGGAGGCGCAGGCGCTGCACGAGGTCACCCAGCGGGTCCAGGTCTACCCGGCCGACTTCCGTGACCGGCTCCGGGCGGACATCGACACCTACGTCTCGGAGGTCGTCGAGGCGGAGTGGCCGCGGATGGTCGAGCACCAGGAGCTGTCGTCGCGCGGGACGGAGCTGCTCGCGGCGGTGCGGTCCGACATCGCCGAGCGCGAGCCGAAGAACGAGTTGGAGGCGCAGGCCTACCAACCGATGCTCGACCAGGTGGCCGCGGCGGAGGACGCGCGCAACGCCCGGGCGGCGGGCGCCGGCGAGACGCTGCCGGGCATCGTGTGGTTCGGGCTGATCAGCGGGGCCGTCGTGACGATCGGGCTGATCTTCACCATGCAGATCGGCCGCTCGTTCCGTGAACTGCTGCTCGCCGGGCTCTTCAGCGCGCTGATCGCCTTCCTGCTCTTCCTGGTGTGGGACTTCGACGCGCCCTTCGGCCGCTCCGGCTCCGAGTCGGCGGACGCCTTCCGCCAGCTCTTCCCGGGAGCCACGGGGTCGGGCTGA
- a CDS encoding NADPH-dependent 2,4-dienoyl-CoA reductase, producing the protein MTTSTSTTTAGPAPYPHLLSPLDLGFTTLPNRVLMGSMHVGLEEAERGFERMAAFYAERARGGVGLIVTGGIAPNDRGRPYEGGARLTTEDEAAQHRVVTDAVHAEGGRIAMQILHFGRYAYHQDLVAPSAIQAPISPFVPHALTDAEIEETIGDFVRAAVLARSAGYDGVEIMGSEGYFINEFIASATNHRTDRWGGSYENRTRLPLEIVRRTREAVGEDFILIYRLSMLDLVPGGSSLEEVVTLAKGIEAAGATIINTGIGWHEARIPTIATSVPRGAYTWVTKKLMGAVSVPLVTSNRINTPEVAEQVLADGRADMVSMARPFLADPEFVAKARAGRPDTINTCIGCNQACLDHTFSLKITSCLVNPRACHETELVLAPTRLKKRVAIVGAGPAGLACAVSAAGRGHDVTLFDAADEVGGQLNIAKRIPGKEEFDETLRYYRTQLKEHGVRVRLGVRVTADDLPAADFDEVVVATGVTPRTPEIDGVDHPSVVSYLDVLRDGAPVGERVAVIGAGGIGFDVAEFLTDGGEGASLDPSTYFRQWGVDMDYAGPGGLTKPERPAPPRAVHLLQRKTSKVGAGLGKTTGWIHRTELKHRGVTMTAGATYDRIDDEGLHLTVDGTASVLPVDTVVLCTGQEPQRSLYEELTEAGRTVHLIGGADVAAELDAKRAIDQGTRLAAAL; encoded by the coding sequence ATGACGACGAGTACGAGCACCACCACGGCCGGGCCGGCGCCGTACCCGCATCTGCTGAGCCCGCTCGACCTCGGGTTCACCACGCTGCCGAACCGGGTACTGATGGGCTCCATGCACGTCGGCCTCGAAGAGGCCGAGCGCGGGTTCGAGCGGATGGCCGCCTTCTACGCGGAGCGCGCCCGCGGCGGCGTCGGCCTCATCGTCACCGGCGGCATCGCCCCCAACGACCGCGGCCGCCCCTACGAGGGCGGGGCCCGGCTCACGACCGAGGACGAGGCCGCGCAGCACCGGGTCGTCACCGACGCCGTGCACGCCGAGGGCGGCCGGATCGCCATGCAGATCCTCCACTTCGGCCGGTACGCGTACCACCAGGACCTCGTCGCCCCCAGCGCGATCCAGGCCCCCATCAGCCCCTTCGTCCCGCACGCCCTGACCGACGCCGAGATCGAGGAGACGATCGGGGACTTCGTCCGCGCGGCCGTCCTCGCCAGGTCGGCCGGATACGACGGCGTCGAGATCATGGGCTCCGAGGGCTACTTCATCAACGAGTTCATCGCGAGCGCCACCAATCACCGCACCGACCGCTGGGGCGGCAGCTACGAGAACCGCACCCGGCTGCCCCTGGAGATCGTCCGCCGCACCCGCGAGGCGGTCGGAGAAGACTTCATCCTGATCTACCGGCTCTCCATGCTGGACCTGGTGCCCGGCGGCTCCTCCCTCGAAGAGGTCGTCACGCTCGCCAAGGGGATCGAGGCGGCCGGGGCCACGATCATCAACACCGGCATCGGCTGGCACGAGGCCCGTATCCCCACCATCGCGACGTCCGTGCCGCGCGGCGCGTACACCTGGGTCACCAAGAAGCTGATGGGCGCCGTCTCGGTGCCGCTGGTGACCAGCAACCGCATCAACACGCCCGAGGTCGCCGAGCAGGTCCTCGCCGACGGCCGCGCCGACATGGTCTCGATGGCCCGCCCGTTCCTCGCCGACCCCGAGTTCGTGGCCAAGGCACGGGCCGGCCGCCCCGACACCATCAACACCTGCATCGGCTGCAACCAGGCCTGCCTGGACCACACCTTCAGCCTCAAGATCACCTCCTGCCTGGTCAACCCGCGTGCCTGCCACGAGACCGAGCTCGTCCTCGCGCCCACCCGGCTGAAAAAGCGCGTCGCGATCGTCGGCGCCGGGCCGGCCGGGCTCGCCTGCGCGGTCTCCGCTGCCGGACGCGGCCACGACGTGACGCTGTTCGACGCCGCCGACGAGGTCGGCGGCCAGCTGAACATCGCCAAGCGCATCCCGGGCAAGGAGGAGTTCGACGAGACGCTGCGCTACTACCGCACGCAGCTGAAGGAGCACGGCGTCCGGGTCCGCCTCGGCGTCCGCGTCACCGCCGACGACCTGCCGGCCGCCGACTTCGACGAGGTTGTCGTCGCCACCGGTGTCACGCCCCGGACCCCCGAGATCGACGGCGTCGACCACCCCAGCGTCGTCAGCTACCTCGACGTGCTGCGCGACGGCGCGCCCGTCGGCGAGCGGGTGGCCGTCATCGGCGCCGGCGGCATCGGCTTCGACGTCGCCGAGTTCCTCACCGACGGCGGCGAGGGCGCGAGCCTGGACCCGTCGACGTACTTCCGTCAGTGGGGCGTCGACATGGACTACGCGGGGCCCGGCGGGCTGACGAAGCCCGAGCGCCCGGCTCCGCCGCGCGCCGTGCACCTGCTCCAGCGCAAGACCAGCAAGGTCGGCGCCGGGCTCGGGAAGACGACGGGCTGGATCCACCGCACGGAGCTCAAGCACCGCGGGGTGACGATGACGGCGGGAGCCACGTACGACCGGATCGACGACGAGGGCCTGCACCTCACCGTCGACGGCACGGCGTCCGTCCTGCCCGTCGACACGGTGGTGCTCTGCACCGGCCAGGAGCCGCAGCGTTCGCTGTACGAGGAGTTGACCGAGGCGGGCCGTACGGTCCATCTGATCGGCGGCGCGGACGTGGCCGCGGAGCTGGACGCGAAGCGCGCCATCGACCAGGGCACCCGGCTGGCGGCTGCCTTGTGA
- a CDS encoding septum formation family protein produces the protein MALRTLSRPLRGMSAVVALLAVGAVGCSEAIESAKDGVKKAARQQSVFSLAIGDCYNPNTKATEGETFAIEVVPCAEPHQGQVVGEFKLDEGKAFPGNEAIWAIADERCPVEAQKFAPDTWALPAGVDILHYTPTQESWSTGDRAVSCTYTKEKGTFSGSLKAGGDVSKPGQAEYLKGANAVYDALWTTQPEAETVDDDLDGYKAQAKAVAAALDTHLEGLEGIDGTETGKLRAQLVKTADQWKKAATAADVDAFYAAYDPAFTGLDPKKTVAARKELGLATTVPADEAEVWAS, from the coding sequence ATGGCTCTGCGCACCCTGTCCCGTCCCCTGCGCGGCATGTCCGCCGTCGTCGCCCTGCTCGCGGTCGGCGCGGTGGGGTGCTCGGAAGCCATCGAGAGCGCCAAGGACGGCGTGAAGAAGGCGGCTCGCCAGCAATCGGTGTTCTCGCTCGCCATCGGTGACTGCTACAACCCGAACACCAAGGCGACCGAGGGCGAGACGTTCGCCATCGAGGTGGTGCCGTGCGCCGAGCCCCACCAGGGCCAGGTCGTCGGCGAGTTCAAGCTCGACGAGGGCAAGGCGTTCCCCGGCAACGAGGCGATCTGGGCGATCGCCGACGAGCGGTGCCCGGTCGAGGCGCAGAAGTTCGCCCCGGACACCTGGGCGCTCCCTGCGGGTGTCGACATCCTCCACTACACCCCGACCCAGGAGAGCTGGTCGACCGGCGACCGCGCCGTGAGCTGCACCTACACCAAGGAGAAAGGCACGTTCAGCGGCTCCCTGAAGGCCGGTGGCGATGTCTCGAAGCCCGGCCAGGCCGAGTACCTCAAGGGCGCCAACGCCGTGTACGACGCCCTGTGGACGACCCAGCCCGAGGCGGAGACCGTCGACGACGACCTCGACGGCTACAAGGCTCAGGCCAAGGCCGTCGCCGCCGCCCTCGACACGCACCTCGAGGGCCTCGAGGGCATCGACGGCACGGAGACGGGCAAGCTCCGCGCCCAGCTGGTGAAGACCGCCGACCAGTGGAAGAAGGCCGCGACGGCCGCCGACGTGGACGCGTTCTACGCCGCCTACGACCCGGCCTTCACCGGTCTCGACCCGAAGAAGACGGTCGCTGCCCGCAAGGAACTGGGCCTGGCGACCACCGTCCCGGCCGACGAGGCCGAGGTCTGGGCGAGCTGA
- a CDS encoding PadR family transcriptional regulator — MSLPHAILTALLEKPSSGLELTRRFDKSIGYFWSATHQQIYRELGKLEQAGHIRALPSEQPTRGQKKDYEVLPAGREELAAWVTRPEDPRQIRDPLLLRLRAAAVVGGADMEAELVRHLELHRTQLAGYLAIEERDFPPERRVSREDRLRHVVLRGGIELETFWTKWLTDTLFELTAPALDLAGEQTPAPGPPPGPATHPDAPGEPSRDA; from the coding sequence ATGTCCCTGCCCCACGCGATCCTCACGGCCCTTCTCGAGAAACCCTCGTCGGGCCTGGAGCTGACCCGCCGTTTCGACAAGTCGATCGGCTACTTCTGGTCGGCCACCCACCAGCAGATCTACCGCGAACTGGGCAAGCTCGAGCAGGCCGGGCACATCCGGGCCCTGCCCTCCGAGCAGCCGACGCGAGGGCAGAAGAAGGACTACGAGGTACTGCCCGCGGGCCGGGAGGAACTGGCGGCCTGGGTCACCCGCCCCGAGGATCCCCGGCAGATCCGCGACCCGCTGCTGCTGCGGCTGCGCGCGGCAGCGGTGGTCGGCGGCGCGGACATGGAGGCGGAGCTCGTACGCCATCTGGAGCTGCACCGCACCCAGTTGGCCGGATACCTGGCGATCGAGGAACGCGACTTCCCGCCGGAGCGCCGGGTCAGCAGGGAGGACCGGCTGCGCCATGTGGTGCTGCGGGGCGGCATCGAGCTGGAGACGTTCTGGACGAAGTGGCTGACGGACACGCTCTTTGAGCTCACGGCCCCGGCCCTCGACCTCGCCGGCGAGCAGACCCCCGCCCCGGGGCCGCCCCCGGGCCCCGCCACGCACCCGGATGCGCCAGGTGAGCCGTCCCGGGATGCGTGA